Proteins encoded by one window of Rattus rattus isolate New Zealand chromosome 10, Rrattus_CSIRO_v1, whole genome shotgun sequence:
- the Rgs16 gene encoding regulator of G-protein signaling 16: MCRTLATFPNTCLERAKEFKTRLGIFLHKSELSSDTGGNGKFEWASKLSKERSFSEDVLGWRESFQSLLNSKNGVAAFHAFLKTEFSEENLEFWLACEEFKKIRSATKLASRAHHIFDEYIRSEAPKEVNIDHETRELTKTNLQAATPSCFDVAQGKTRTLMEKDSYPRFLKSPAYRDLAAQASATSASGSSPAEPSHT, encoded by the exons ATGTGCCGCACCCTGGCCACCTTCCCTAACACCTGCCTGGAAAG AGCCAAAGAGTTCAAGACACGCCTGGGGATCTTTCTTCATAAATCAGAGCTAAGCTCGGATACTGGGGGTAACGGCAAATTCGAGTGGGCCAGTAAGCTTAGCAAAGAGAG AAGCTTCTCAGAAGATGTATTGGGATGGAGAGAGTCTTTCCAGTCACTGCTGAACAGTAAAA ATGGGGTGGCCGCCTTCCACGCCTTCCTAAAGACGGAGTTCAGCGAGGAGAACCTGGAGTTCTGGCTGGCCTGCGAGGAGTTCAAGAAGATCCGATCAGCCACCAAACTGGCCTCCAGGGCCCACCACATCTTCGATGAGTACATTCGCAGTGAAGCCCCTAAAGAG GTAAACATAGATCACGAGACCCGAGAACTGACCAAGACAAACCTACAGGCCGCCACTCCCAGTTGCTTCGACGTGGCTCAGGGGAAGACCCGCACATTGATGGAGAAGGACTCTTACCCGCGCTTCCTCAAGTCACCTGCTTACCGCGACCTGGCTGCCCAAGCCTCGGCCACCTCTGCTTCCGGCAGCAGCCCAGCTGAGCCTTCACACACTTGA